Genomic DNA from Candidatus Hydrothermales bacterium:
ATCTTTACTATACTGCCTTCTTCTAAAATTTTCTTGTCTGACGGTATACCGTGTACAACCTCATTGTCAACTGAAATACAGGCTGAAGCAGGAAAACCCTTATAGCCAAGAAACGCTGGTATCCCCCCCATTTTCCTTATCATCCTATCAATTATATCATTTAGCTTTTTTGTCGATACACCCGGTTTTATATACTCTTCTATATAAAATAAGACCTTGGCAACTATCTCCGAGGCCTTTTTTATATTCTCAATCTCCTCTTTTGACTTTAAAATTATCATAGAAGTATCTTTCTAACTTTTTCATTTATCTCACCAACGTCTCCCTTACCCTCTATAACTTTAAGAATACCTTTTTTTTCATAGTACTCCACGAGAGGATAGGTGTTCTCTTTAAAAACCCTCAATCTATTTCTTATTACTTCCTCTTTATCATCATCCCTTGTTATAAGTTTAACGTTACATTGATCACAAACCTCGTCTCTGGCAGGAGGATCAAAGTTAAGGTTATATATCTTGTTACATTGTGGGCACAATCTTCTTGAAGTTAATCTTTTTATTATTTCTTCATCATCTATATCAAAGTAAATAACATGTGTTAGAGATTTATTTAAATTTTCTAACATTTTATCAAGAGCTTGGGCCTGGGCTAAGTTTCTGGGAAATCCGTCGAGGATGAAGCTATCAAGATCTGTTAGGGCATTTGCCACAATTTTAATCATTATATCATCTGGAACGAGGACACCCTCTTCCATATATTTCTTTGCAATAGCACCTAGTTCTGTATTTTTCTTTACGTTTTCTCTAAGTAAATCTCCAGTAGATATAATAGGGATACCCATAATTTCAGAGAGTTTTTTTGCCTGTGTTCCTTTCCCTGCTCCTGGGGGACCTATAAAGAGAATCCTCATTAACCTCTTCTTCCCTTGAACCTACCCTTTTGCAATAGTCCCTCGTATTGTCTTGTGAGAAGATGTGATTCAATTTGTTGGAGAGTATCCTGTGCTACTCCTATTATTATTAAAAGTCTTGTTCCACCAAAATAGAAGGGGACATTTGTAATTCTTGAAATGTAATAGGGTAAAATTGCAACTAGAGCTATAAATATTCCTCCAGGTAATAAAATTCTCTTTAAGACATTATCGATGTACTCTGCAGTTTTATCCCCTGCCCTCACCCCTGGTATGAAACCGGAGTATTTCTGCAAATTATCAGCTATTTCCTTAGGGTTTAAAACAACGGCTGTGTAAAAATAGTTAAAAAAAACAATAAGAATAGCATAGATTAAATCATATAAAAGATGGCCTGGGTTAAAAAGATGAGTATAAATCATTATATCGTGTAGTTGAGGGAAAAAAGAGCCTAAAGAATAGGGCAAAATCATTATGCTTTGAGCGAAAATTATAGCCATTACACCTGCAAGTGTCATTTTAAGAGGTAAATAAGTTGAGGAACCTCCGTAAACCCTTCTTCCGATTACTCTTCTTGCATATTGAATAGGAATTCTTCTTGAAGAAAGATTAACGTAAACAATTGAGTATGTAAGTAGAAACAGTATAGAAAGGGCAAAGAAAAGGCCTGCTAGTGATATTGCGCCGCTTCTTAATAGGTTAAAGGTTTGTAAGACTTCTTGAGGAACTGTATCAAGAGAACCAACAAAAATAAGCATAGAGGCTCCATTTCCGATACCTCTTTCTGTAATTTGTTCTCCTAACCACATACAAAAAACAGCACCTGCAGAAAGTGTAATAACGGTTAAAAGGGTAAAACCCAGACCAGGATTTGGGACAATTGGGGCTCCTGAAGGTGAAGTAAATCTTGTTAAAAGGGAGGCAATACCAAAAGATTGGATTGCAGCAACAAATACGGTTAAATATCTTGTCCACTGTTCGATTCTTCTTCTTCCAGCCTCTCCTTCTCTTTGAATTTTCTCTAAATAAGGAACAGATGTTGTGAGAATCTGAAATATAATAGAGGAGGATATGTAAGGCATTATTCCAATGCCTAAAATAGAGGCTCTTGAAAGAGCTCCACCAACAAAAAGGTCAAATAAACCGAGAAATGAACCTCTCAGTTGCTGTGCAAAAAGTTCTCCCAGCGCCTTTACGTCGATTCCAGGGATAGGTATGTGTGTTCCTAACCTAAAAATAA
This window encodes:
- a CDS encoding adenylate kinase, producing the protein MRILFIGPPGAGKGTQAKKLSEIMGIPIISTGDLLRENVKKNTELGAIAKKYMEEGVLVPDDIMIKIVANALTDLDSFILDGFPRNLAQAQALDKMLENLNKSLTHVIYFDIDDEEIIKRLTSRRLCPQCNKIYNLNFDPPARDEVCDQCNVKLITRDDDKEEVIRNRLRVFKENTYPLVEYYEKKGILKVIEGKGDVGEINEKVRKILL
- the secY gene encoding preprotein translocase subunit SecY yields the protein MAKEPTIERIKNIFKIKDLKERFLFTALVLVIFRLGTHIPIPGIDVKALGELFAQQLRGSFLGLFDLFVGGALSRASILGIGIMPYISSSIIFQILTTSVPYLEKIQREGEAGRRRIEQWTRYLTVFVAAIQSFGIASLLTRFTSPSGAPIVPNPGLGFTLLTVITLSAGAVFCMWLGEQITERGIGNGASMLIFVGSLDTVPQEVLQTFNLLRSGAISLAGLFFALSILFLLTYSIVYVNLSSRRIPIQYARRVIGRRVYGGSSTYLPLKMTLAGVMAIIFAQSIMILPYSLGSFFPQLHDIMIYTHLFNPGHLLYDLIYAILIVFFNYFYTAVVLNPKEIADNLQKYSGFIPGVRAGDKTAEYIDNVLKRILLPGGIFIALVAILPYYISRITNVPFYFGGTRLLIIIGVAQDTLQQIESHLLTRQYEGLLQKGRFKGRRG